From the Syntrophales bacterium genome, one window contains:
- a CDS encoding AAA family ATPase codes for MRKIISVANQKGGVGKTTTAINLSASLAAAEKTTLLIDADSQGNASSGMGVTPENIKDKNLYRCLIDNYPLSQAAIKTQMPHLDIIPANQDLVGVELEFISLADREKRLKNLLRNLETDYDYVIIDCPPSLGFLTVNALVASDCLLVPLQCEYFAMEGLGHLLNTMEIIRKHLNPTLYLAGILLTMYDSRNLLSRRVSDDVRSHFGELVFKTLIPRNVRLSESPSHGLPIILYDIKSRGAVSYMELAEEIINNGRM; via the coding sequence ATGAGAAAAATAATAAGCGTAGCCAATCAGAAGGGCGGGGTTGGGAAGACCACGACTGCGATAAATTTATCTGCCTCTCTGGCGGCCGCTGAAAAAACGACCTTGCTGATAGACGCGGATTCGCAGGGAAACGCCTCCAGCGGTATGGGTGTAACTCCTGAAAATATAAAAGATAAAAATCTTTATCGCTGTTTGATCGACAATTATCCGTTAAGCCAGGCTGCCATCAAAACTCAGATGCCACACCTTGATATAATTCCGGCCAATCAGGATCTGGTCGGGGTCGAACTTGAGTTCATCTCTTTGGCAGATAGGGAAAAGAGACTTAAAAATCTCTTAAGAAACCTTGAAACCGATTACGATTACGTTATTATAGATTGTCCGCCCTCTCTTGGTTTTCTGACCGTCAATGCTCTGGTGGCCTCGGATTGCCTGTTGGTGCCCCTGCAATGCGAATATTTTGCGATGGAGGGACTGGGCCATCTGCTCAACACAATGGAAATAATAAGAAAACATTTGAATCCGACACTTTATTTGGCTGGCATTCTACTGACAATGTACGATTCGAGAAATTTACTTTCACGGCGGGTAAGTGATGATGTGCGTTCTCATTTTGGAGAACTTGTTTTTAAAACGCTTATTCCCAGGAATGTGCGATTGTCGGAAAGTCCCAGTCACGGACTCCCCATCATTCTTTATGATATCAAGTCCCGCGGAGCCGTCTCTTATATGGAATTGGCGGAAGAAATAATCAATAACGGGAGGATGTAA
- the rsmG gene encoding 16S rRNA (guanine(527)-N(7))-methyltransferase RsmG → MAHDINKSLPILEVSSELQKRAAKIGVDVDQNQLSLFVQYYQELIFWNRQINLISEHSAGEIIERHFVDSLTPLPLLKKETGFLLDLGSGGGFPGIPLKILAPNLNVFLVDASRKKTSFLSHIVRILKLTEVTVIRGRIEDLAAGKEWMAKFDTVISRAAFKLPQLIIFASSFLKRGGQLIAMKGPAGHGEDKAAKVAAQSAGMTFSGEAAAESEKNHSLKKLIVYRRL, encoded by the coding sequence TTGGCTCATGATATTAATAAAAGTTTACCTATATTGGAAGTGTCCTCCGAACTGCAAAAAAGGGCAGCAAAAATAGGTGTTGATGTTGATCAGAATCAACTATCCCTTTTTGTGCAATACTATCAAGAATTGATATTTTGGAACCGGCAGATAAATCTTATCTCCGAACATTCCGCAGGCGAGATAATAGAACGCCATTTTGTCGATTCCTTGACCCCGCTTCCTCTGTTGAAGAAAGAAACCGGATTTCTCCTGGATTTGGGAAGCGGCGGCGGCTTCCCAGGGATTCCACTGAAGATCCTGGCGCCGAACCTGAATGTTTTTCTTGTCGATGCTTCAAGAAAAAAAACATCGTTTCTCTCACATATAGTACGCATCCTGAAGCTAACAGAAGTAACGGTAATTCGAGGGCGTATCGAAGACTTGGCGGCTGGGAAGGAGTGGATGGCAAAATTTGATACGGTTATCTCCAGGGCGGCCTTTAAACTCCCCCAACTGATTATTTTTGCATCTTCTTTTCTGAAACGAGGTGGTCAGCTTATCGCAATGAAAGGTCCTGCAGGGCATGGCGAAGATAAGGCAGCCAAGGTCGCCGCCCAGTCCGCGGGAATGACTTTTTCAGGTGAGGCCGCAGCCGAATCAGAAAAAAATCATTCACTCAAAAAATTAATAGTTTATAGGCGATTATGA